Below is a genomic region from Catenuloplanes atrovinosus.
GATCCGGCATGACCACCCGCGAGCGAAGATTTCCCTGCGCGCCCTCGACCTGTCGTCCCTCGCCTCGATCGCGGCCTTCGGCGACACCTTGCGCCGGGAGGGCAACCCGGTTCACGTGCTGATCAACAACGCCGGTGTCATGCGACCGCCGAACCGGCAGACCACGGCCGACGGTTTCGAGGTGCAGTTCGGCACCAACCACCTGGGCCATTTCGCCCTCGTCGGGCACCTGCTGCCGCTGCTGAGCGCAGGCCGCGCCCGAGTCACCTCCCAGCTCAGCGTGTCCGCCCGCTGGGGCAGGGTCAACTGGGACGACCTCAACTGGGAACGTTCCTACAACGTCATGCGCGCCTACAGCCAGTCTAAGATCGCGTTCGGGCTGTTCGGCCTCGAGTTGCAGCGGCGCAGCGAGGCATACGGCTGGGGCATCACCAGCAACCTGTCCCACCCCGGCGTAGCCCCCACCAGCCTGTTGGCCGCCCGCCCCGAGCTCGGCCGCAGTAGCAGCGTTCCGCAATACCGGCTGATCCAGGGACTGTCGTCACGCGGCATTCTGCTCGGCACCGTTGAGACCGCCGGGCTGCCGGCGCTGATGGCCGCGACCGACCCCACCGCCAAGTCCGGCGTGCTCTACGGGCCCAGCGGTCCGGGCAACCTCGGCGGCCGGCCGGCCGAACAGCGGATGTATCCGCCGCTGCGCAGCGACGCGGAGGCCGCACGCGTCTGGGAGGTTTCCGAGCAGCTCACCGGCGCCCCGTTCCTGACCGCCGCATGAGCCGGCCCCGTAGTCCCTGGTGGGTGGTCGTCGGCGGGGGCGTGGCCGCCGCCTTCGGCCCTCAGATGTATCTGGCCTCGCTCGGCCTGTTCGTGGATCCGATCTCCGCGGAGACCGGATTCAGCCGCACAACCGTCACCGCGGCCGCCTCCGTCGCCGCGGTGGGGATGGCGATCGGTCTGCTGCTGGTGGCGCGGATCGCGGATCGCTTCGCCGCGCGGTACCTGCTCGTGCCGGGGTTCGTGCTGTTCGCTGTTTCGATGGCGCTGATCGGTCTGACGCCGTCGAGCCCGGCGGTCTACCTCGTCCCGTGCTTCTTCGTGGGACTCTTCGGCGCCGCCACGATGGTGCCCGCCTCCCGAGCCGTGGTGAGCTGGTTCGACAACAACCGCGCCCTGGCCGTCGGGGTGGTGACCGGATTCATCGGTCTGGGCGCTGCCCTGGCCCCGATGCTGGCCGGGGCCCTCATCGACAGCCTCGGCTGGCGCCTCGCGTACGCCTGCATGGCGATGATCTCGATCGTGGTGCCGGTCACGATGGTCACCTTGTTCGTCCGGGCCCGCGCGGAACGGCACGTCCGTGGGCGCCTGGTGCAGGAGGCGCGGGTCGAAGGCCGCGATGTCAGCCTGGAATTGCCCGGCCTGACGTTCGCCGCGGCAGTTCGCACCCGGCAGTTCTGGGGCATCGCGGTCGGGCTGGGTCTGGTCGGTGTGGTGGTTACCGGACTGCAGGTACACCTCGTGCCGATGATGACCGACCGCGGACTGAGCGACGACCAAGCCGCCTCCCTGCTCGTCATCTTCGGCTTGGCGTCACTCGTCGGACGGGTGGCCGGCGGTTTCGTCATCGACCGTGTTCACGGCGCCGTCGTCGGGCCCATCGTGATGCTCGCCCCCATCGTAGGCCTGTTCTTCCTGGATCTGCCGTTCGCCGGCGCCGCCACCGCGGTCGCCTTCATCGGCGTCGCGTTCGGCATCGAGGGCGACCTGCTCGCCGTGCTCATCACCCGCTATCTCGGCATGCGCAGCTTCGGCCGGCTCGTCGGTTCGGTGCAGGCCGCATTCATCCTCGGCTCCGCTTGCGGGCCGTTGCTGCTCGGGCTGGGCTACGACTCGCTCGGTTCCTACGATCCCGTCATGCCGGTGCTGATGGCCATCCTCGCGATCGGTGCGGTCCTCATCGCGACCCTGGGCCCGTACGTGTATCCGGCCGTCGCCGGCTTCGACCGGCTCGCCGCCCGTGACGAACTGGCCGCCTCCGCGATCCTAAGCGACGTGGCCGCCAGCCGACCCGCCCGGATCCACCAATCCTCCGCCTGAGATTCAAGGAAGGAGTTCGCCATGTTCCGCATATGACCATCCCCTGTGTGGACCGATCACCGTCGCCGATCCCCACCTGTCCGACGACGCCGCGGCGCTGCCCGCGGTGTCGCCGCGGTGGTGCTCGCAACGCCCGGCAGCAGCGGGAACAACACGGATCGGCGCCGACTACGCTCGCCGCCCAGGGCTTTGGCGGCCGTCGCGTTCGAGTTCCGGCGCCTGCGGCACGAGTTCGTCGCGAAGGTCGCAGTCGCGCAGGCCCGTGGCGTCGTGGTTCGCGTACTCGTGCACCTGCACGGCGACAGCGTGGCGGCTCCCGGGCGTATCGGCCGATTCTAAAGAAGTGTTGCTAAAGATAGCTTTCTAGAGCATGCTTTAGGGTATGTCCGAGGGAGAGCTCCACCTCAACGATCCGCGTGCGTTGCGGGCCTACGCCCACCCGCTGCGCCTGAGCCTGGTCGGGCTGCTGCGCCGCAACGGGCCGATGACCGCCACCCAGTGCGCGGCCGAGCTCGGGGAGAACGTGCCGAACTGCTCGTTCCACCTGCGCCAGCTCGCCAAGTACGGCGTGGTCGAGCGCGTGCCCGGCGCGGACGCGCGGGAGCGGCCGTGGCGTGCCACCGCCACCATGACGTCCTGGTCCGACGACTCCGACGACCCGGAGATGCGCGCCGCCGCCGACCAGCTCAACGCCGCGATCCTGGCGCAGTACGTGCGGCGTGCCGAGGCCTACCTGGCGGTCCGCGACACCGAGCCGGTGGAGTGGCGGCAAGCGGCCGGGTTCGGCGACACGATGATCTACGTGACCGCGGAGGAGCTGGCCGACGTGGTCGCGCGGGTGGAGGAGGTGCTGGCGCCCTACACCGACGGCGCCGCCCGGGCCGAGGGCTCGCGGCGCGTCACCATGGTGCAGCTCGCCATCCCGACGCCGGAGACGGGTGCGCCGTGACGCTGCTCGCCCCGCGCACGCTGCTGCGCGACCGGATGTTCCGGCGCTACTGGTCGGCGCACGTGGTGTCGCTGACCGGGGAGCAGATCACGCTGCTCGCGCTGCCGCTGCTGGCCGTGCTCACGGTCGGCGCCGGCCCGGCCGAGATGGGCTATCTGACCGCGGCCTCGCTGCTGCCGACGCTGTTCTTCTCGCTGGTCGCGGGCGCCTGGGTGGACCGCCGCCCGATCAAGCGCCGGGTCATGATCGTCACGGACCTGGGCCGGGCCGCGCTGCTGGTGATCGTGCCGGTGCTCGCGTTCGCCGGCGTGCTGGAGCTGTGGCACCTCTACGTGATCGCCTTCGTCACCGGCACGCTCACCGTGTTCTTCGACGTCGCCAACAGCAGCCTGTTCGCCTCCGTGGTCCGCCGGGAGGACTACATCCGGGCGAACTCGCTGGTCAACGGCGCCCGCGCGGCCGCGTCCGTGGCCGGTCCCAGCGCCGGCGGCCTGCTCGTCCAGATCCTCACCGCGCCGGTCGCGCTGATCGCGGACGCGCTGTCGTACGTCGGCTCCGCGCTGCTGCTGGCCCGCATCCGCCCGGACGAGCGCGCGGCCGTCGCCGAGGCGGAGGACCAGAGCATCCTCGGCGGCCTGCGCTACATCGCCCGCTCCGTGGTGCTGCGCTCGCTGCTGGCCGGCGTCACCGTGCTCAACCTCTTCAACTACATCTTCTCCGCGCTGTTCATCCTGTACGCCACCACCGAACTCGGCCTCTCCCCGGGCCAGCTCGGCGTGCTGCTCGGCCTGGCCTCCGTCGGCACGCTGATCGGCGCCGCGATCACCGGCCCGCTCACCACCCGGTTCGGCGTCGGCCCGGTCGCGGTCGCCGGCTACATCCTGTTCCCGCTGCCCCTGGTCCTGGTCCCGCTCGCCGCCGGCGGCGAACCCGTCATCATGGCCATGCTCTTCGCCGCGGAGTTCCTCAGCGGCGTCGGTGTGATGCTGCTCGACATCGCGGTCAACTCCCTACAGACCGCCGCCGCCCCACTCTCCCGCCTCTCCTTGATCAGCGGCGCCCGCCGCACGATCAACTACGGCATCCGCCCGATCGGCGCGGTGCTGGGCGGCATCCTGGGCGAGACGATCGGCGTCCGCCCCGCTCTCTGGATCGCCACGGTCGGCGCGGTCACCGGCGTGCTCTTCGTCCTCAACTCCCCGATTCCCCGCATGCGGGACCTGCCGGAACAGCAGGAGTGACGCGAAGGTGGTCGCGTGCCGCGGGCACCGGAACGCGACCACCTCCGGCGGCCGAACCCCAACCCCGATTTTCCCGCTCCCGGCGTGGTCCCGACCCGCATGCTCCCGCGGGCAAACCTCGCGCCGGCTCCGCCGCCGCTGCGCCGTCGCATCGGAGCCGGTTCCGCTGTCGGTCCCGGAGAGCCGCGACCGCTGATGCAGCGGCGGGCGGATCGGTCAGGGGAGTGGGTGGTGGATGTCGTTGGCGTGGTCGGCCACGGCGGCGCCGGTGACCGTGGCGTGGAGGGGGAGGACCTCGATGCAGCGGCGTACCGCGTGCGACATCTGGGTGTTCGGGACGCGCATGGAGATGGTGCAGTGCGGGACCCAGCGGCCCGGGCGGTAGTGGTCCCACACCTCGACGCCGGCGGCGGCCAGTCGCTCGTGCACGGTGCGATGGTGGGCCAGCAGTTCCTCGGTGGGGGTGATGCCCAGCCACAGGACGCGGCCGACGAACTGGCCGGAGAAGTCCATGCTCAGCGTCAGGCCGGCGCCGACGCGCAGGCCGTCCAGCGCGGCCTCGACGGCGCGTGGGTCCAGACGGTGGGCGGCGGCGAGGGACACGTGCGGGCGGTGCCGATTACCGAGCAGACCCGCCATCGTGGGTACGCCCTCGGCCTCCAGCGACCGCCACAGCGTCTTGATCCGCCGGGTGGCGTCGACGTCCAGGTAGAGCTCGATCGCGGCAACCACGCGGGACACGGTAGACGATCATCGGCCGGCGGCTGATCCGATATCGCGCCGCCGGGGAAACGGTGGGGTGAAAGTGGCCATTTGTCCGATCGGGAGGCCGTTGCCCCGGCGCGTCACCGCCGTTAGTGACGGCAACCAGCATCGACGAGGCCGCAGTGGGCGGAGGTCCCGTGACACAGTCGACCACACCCGGAGAAGACGCACGATCAGACGAGGCCGGAGCGGAGACGGTCACGTTACCGCCCGCACCGGAGCGGACGCCGGCCGAGGCCGCCCGGCGTGGCGCCACGGAGCCGGCCCGGCGTGACGGCACCGAGGGCGAGCGGCGTGGCGGCGCGGAGGCGGGACCGGATGGTGAGGACGAGCCGGCGCAGCGGGTGCGGCTGCACACCCGGATTCTCCGCCGGTTCGAGGGACAGGTTCAGCTCCCCGGCGGGCTGGTGCTCAACGGCGCGGGGAAGGTCGGCCTGGTCTTCGTGCTGCTCTTCGCGGCCGTCGCGGGGACCGTGTTCGCGATGCGGTGGGAGCCGACCGCGAAGGTGCCCGCGCTGGTCGGATTGACCAGGGCGGACGCGGAGGCGCGGCTCGCGGACGCCGACCTCGTGGTCGGCGGCATCGAGTTCGAGGACTCGGCCGAGCCGCCCGGCACGGTGCTGCGGACCGACCCGCGGATCGGCACGAAGATGGCTCACGACTCCGGCGTGACGCTCGTGCTGGCCCGCGCGGCCGCGGGCCCGCAGGTGATCGTGCCGAGCCTGCCGCCCGGCACGCCGCAGCCGGGCTCCGCCGTCGCGCCGGGCGGCGACGTCAACGTCGTCGTCCCGGGCCCGGGGGCCCCGGTACCGGCTCCGCCGAACCCCGGCCCGAACGCGAACCCCGGCAATCCCGCGAACCCGAACAACCCCGGCCCGCCCCGCCCCGCACCCGGCGGAACGACGCAGCAGCCGCCGCCTCCGCCGCCGGCGACGGTGACGATGCTCGCGGGGGAGGCCGTGCCCGATCCGGACGCCGACAACTGCACCACCGGCTACCGGACGATCTTCAGGCAGACCGTGGCGATGTCCGGCCCCGGCCGGGTGACCCTCCGCTGGCTGCGCTCGGACGGCGCGCTCGGGCCGGTCGAGACCGTCGACTTCACCGCGGCCGGCACCAGGACGTTCGAGACCACGTGGCTGCGGACCGGCGCCCCCGGCGACACCCTCGGCGGCTGGCAACAGCTCGACGTGAGCGCGCCGAACGCCGCCCGCGGGGCCCAGCTCACGTTCACGCACACCTGCCCCGGGGAGAGCCCCGGCTGACCTCAGCCCGGCGTGAGCAGCGACCGCTTGGCCACGACCGTGACGGACAGGGTCTTGTACCCGACGGTGTCGAAGAGGACGGTCATCTTGTCCTCCTCGTAGCCGAGCACCATGCCGGTGCCCCACTCCTGGTGCCGGACCGTGCTGTGCACCGGGAACAGCTCGGCCGCGTCCGGAGTCGCGTCCGCCCCGGGGGAGGCCGGCGCGGGGGATACGGGCGCGTCGGCCGGGGGATTGAGGCAGTTGTCGCAGTGGCCGCAGGGGTCGGGGGCGTGCTCGCCGAAGTACGCGAGCAGGATCTGGCCACGGCAGGACCGGGTCTGGGCGAACGCGCGCATCATGTCGATCCGGGAGCGCTGCACGGTCTGCTGGCGCTCGGCCTCGGCGGCGGCGAGCTTGGCGGCCTCGGCCGCGGGCGGCGCGTAGTTCGGCGCGAGGACCTTGGTGGTGCCGATCGTGGCGACCGAGTCGACCTGCTCCAGCAGCGCGAGCAACTGGCCGAGCTTGCGGGTGCCGAGGCCGGTCTTCTCGCGCAGCTCCGCCTTGGTGTGCGCGCCGGTGCGCAGCACGGCCGCCAGCTCGCGCAGCTCCTTCTCGTCCACGGCGCCGCCGGTGAAGTACCGCTGGATGTTCTCGTCCTCGGCGCGCCATAGCAGCAGCGCGCGGGCGGGCGCCCCGTCCCGGCCGGCCCGGCCGATCTCCTGGAAGTAGCTGTCCGGCGAGTCCGGGAGCGCCACGTGCGCGACCCAGCGGATGTTCGGCTTGTCGATGCCCATGCCGAACGCGCTGGTCGCGACCATCACCTGCACCTTGTCCGCGAGGAACGCCTCGTGCCGCTCCTCGCGCGCGCCGGCCGCCATGCCGCCGTGGTAGAACTCGGCCTGGTAGCCGGCGTCGGTGAGCTTCTCCGCCAGCTCCTCGGCCGCGCGGCGGGTGGCGACGTAGACGATGCCGAGGCCCTCGTCCTCGTCGAGCAGCGCGGTCAGCCGCCGCCACCGGTACGCCTCGTCCGGGCAGTACGCCACCTCGAGGAACAGGTTCGGCCGGTCCAGCCCGGAGATCATCGGCTTGACGTCGCGCAGCCCGAGCCGCTTGATGATGTCGTCCCGCACCGGCGGTGACGCGGTCGCGGTGAGCGCCAGCACCGGCGGGCGGCCGATCGCGCGGATCAGGTGGCCGAGTGCCAGGAAGTCCGGCCGGAAGTCGGGGCCCCACGCGGAGATGCAGTGCGCCTCGTCCACCGCGACCAGCGCCGGGCGCAGCGCGCGGATCTCCACCTGCATCGGCTCGGAGGCGAGCTGCTCCGGCGTGGTGAACAGGAACCGGGCCGCGCCCGAACGGATCGCCTCCAGCGCCTCCGCCTTCTGGTTCGGCGTCTCGGCCGAGCTGATCCGCACCGCGCGCAGCGCCGGCGTGCCGTGCTCGTTGAGCGCCGCGATCTGGTCCTGCTGGAGCGCGAGCAGCGGGGAGACGACCACGGTCGGACCGGGCAGCAGCGTGCCGGGAACCTGGTAGAGCGCGGACTTGCCACCGCCGGTGGGCATGACGACCAGCGCGTCGCGCCGCTTCAGCACGGTCCGCATCGGCGCCAGTTGGCCGGGGCGCAGGGACCGCCAGCCGAAGTGTTTCTTCGCGGCGCGCTTGATGCGGGAGGAGAGCAGGGGCAGTGTGATCATGGCGCGGTC
It encodes:
- a CDS encoding SDR family oxidoreductase, which translates into the protein MARTKIDISLPDLTGKRVVITGASDGMGLVMATRLAAAGAELILPVRNAAKGDRAIGRIRHDHPRAKISLRALDLSSLASIAAFGDTLRREGNPVHVLINNAGVMRPPNRQTTADGFEVQFGTNHLGHFALVGHLLPLLSAGRARVTSQLSVSARWGRVNWDDLNWERSYNVMRAYSQSKIAFGLFGLELQRRSEAYGWGITSNLSHPGVAPTSLLAARPELGRSSSVPQYRLIQGLSSRGILLGTVETAGLPALMAATDPTAKSGVLYGPSGPGNLGGRPAEQRMYPPLRSDAEAARVWEVSEQLTGAPFLTAA
- a CDS encoding PASTA domain-containing protein, with protein sequence MTQSTTPGEDARSDEAGAETVTLPPAPERTPAEAARRGATEPARRDGTEGERRGGAEAGPDGEDEPAQRVRLHTRILRRFEGQVQLPGGLVLNGAGKVGLVFVLLFAAVAGTVFAMRWEPTAKVPALVGLTRADAEARLADADLVVGGIEFEDSAEPPGTVLRTDPRIGTKMAHDSGVTLVLARAAAGPQVIVPSLPPGTPQPGSAVAPGGDVNVVVPGPGAPVPAPPNPGPNANPGNPANPNNPGPPRPAPGGTTQQPPPPPPATVTMLAGEAVPDPDADNCTTGYRTIFRQTVAMSGPGRVTLRWLRSDGALGPVETVDFTAAGTRTFETTWLRTGAPGDTLGGWQQLDVSAPNAARGAQLTFTHTCPGESPG
- a CDS encoding MFS transporter gives rise to the protein MVVGGGVAAAFGPQMYLASLGLFVDPISAETGFSRTTVTAAASVAAVGMAIGLLLVARIADRFAARYLLVPGFVLFAVSMALIGLTPSSPAVYLVPCFFVGLFGAATMVPASRAVVSWFDNNRALAVGVVTGFIGLGAALAPMLAGALIDSLGWRLAYACMAMISIVVPVTMVTLFVRARAERHVRGRLVQEARVEGRDVSLELPGLTFAAAVRTRQFWGIAVGLGLVGVVVTGLQVHLVPMMTDRGLSDDQAASLLVIFGLASLVGRVAGGFVIDRVHGAVVGPIVMLAPIVGLFFLDLPFAGAATAVAFIGVAFGIEGDLLAVLITRYLGMRSFGRLVGSVQAAFILGSACGPLLLGLGYDSLGSYDPVMPVLMAILAIGAVLIATLGPYVYPAVAGFDRLAARDELAASAILSDVAASRPARIHQSSA
- a CDS encoding 2'-5' RNA ligase family protein, which translates into the protein MVAAIELYLDVDATRRIKTLWRSLEAEGVPTMAGLLGNRHRPHVSLAAAHRLDPRAVEAALDGLRVGAGLTLSMDFSGQFVGRVLWLGITPTEELLAHHRTVHERLAAAGVEVWDHYRPGRWVPHCTISMRVPNTQMSHAVRRCIEVLPLHATVTGAAVADHANDIHHPLP
- a CDS encoding RecQ family ATP-dependent DNA helicase, which gives rise to MTLPLLSSRIKRAAKKHFGWRSLRPGQLAPMRTVLKRRDALVVMPTGGGKSALYQVPGTLLPGPTVVVSPLLALQQDQIAALNEHGTPALRAVRISSAETPNQKAEALEAIRSGAARFLFTTPEQLASEPMQVEIRALRPALVAVDEAHCISAWGPDFRPDFLALGHLIRAIGRPPVLALTATASPPVRDDIIKRLGLRDVKPMISGLDRPNLFLEVAYCPDEAYRWRRLTALLDEDEGLGIVYVATRRAAEELAEKLTDAGYQAEFYHGGMAAGAREERHEAFLADKVQVMVATSAFGMGIDKPNIRWVAHVALPDSPDSYFQEIGRAGRDGAPARALLLWRAEDENIQRYFTGGAVDEKELRELAAVLRTGAHTKAELREKTGLGTRKLGQLLALLEQVDSVATIGTTKVLAPNYAPPAAEAAKLAAAEAERQQTVQRSRIDMMRAFAQTRSCRGQILLAYFGEHAPDPCGHCDNCLNPPADAPVSPAPASPGADATPDAAELFPVHSTVRHQEWGTGMVLGYEEDKMTVLFDTVGYKTLSVTVVAKRSLLTPG
- a CDS encoding ArsR/SmtB family transcription factor, giving the protein MSEGELHLNDPRALRAYAHPLRLSLVGLLRRNGPMTATQCAAELGENVPNCSFHLRQLAKYGVVERVPGADARERPWRATATMTSWSDDSDDPEMRAAADQLNAAILAQYVRRAEAYLAVRDTEPVEWRQAAGFGDTMIYVTAEELADVVARVEEVLAPYTDGAARAEGSRRVTMVQLAIPTPETGAP
- a CDS encoding MFS transporter — protein: MFRRYWSAHVVSLTGEQITLLALPLLAVLTVGAGPAEMGYLTAASLLPTLFFSLVAGAWVDRRPIKRRVMIVTDLGRAALLVIVPVLAFAGVLELWHLYVIAFVTGTLTVFFDVANSSLFASVVRREDYIRANSLVNGARAAASVAGPSAGGLLVQILTAPVALIADALSYVGSALLLARIRPDERAAVAEAEDQSILGGLRYIARSVVLRSLLAGVTVLNLFNYIFSALFILYATTELGLSPGQLGVLLGLASVGTLIGAAITGPLTTRFGVGPVAVAGYILFPLPLVLVPLAAGGEPVIMAMLFAAEFLSGVGVMLLDIAVNSLQTAAAPLSRLSLISGARRTINYGIRPIGAVLGGILGETIGVRPALWIATVGAVTGVLFVLNSPIPRMRDLPEQQE